One Nocardiopsis gilva YIM 90087 genomic window, GCGAGCCCAAGGCAGTCCTCCATCTGCCGCAAGAACGTGCGCGCGTATCCGCGCTCGGGGTCCTTCAGCCGGTCGCGGCCCAGGATGAGCATGGTGAGCTCGGCGAGGTAGTCACCGGTGAGGACGTCCAGCGGACCATCCTGCAGCATCTCCCGCATCGCGGAGAAGCGGTCCCCATAGAACCCGGAGGCGTTGCCGACCCGCAGCGGTGTCGTGGGCGTCACGCTCATGGGCACGAGGGTCGCAGCCCCGGGAAAGAAAAACAAGCACGGGTGCTTGTTTTTCTGCGGCACTGGATCCGGTTGGACATGGCGCGCTCCGGTGGGAGGAGGCGACTGGGCTCCGCGAGGTGCCCCAAAGCGCCGAGTCAGGAGCGGTTGTGGGCGGTCTGGGACCGGGGCCCGCCGGCGGTGATTCAGGCGAAGGTCAGCAGCACATCGTCGGCGAATCGTCCAATTATCCGCCAGGCCAGGTCGGAGATGGTCCCGCCCCCTCAGAAATTCCGGCGTCGGCGAGCCGGTCCGCCTCGGAGAACCAGGAGACGGGCACATACAGCTCCCGGTCCACTAGCACCCGATGGTTGTCGGGATTGGCTGAAGAGCAGACCACCTGATCCGGCAGTTGGTGATCTTGCCGGCGGTGCCGGTGTACTGGCGCTGCACTCCCGCCGAGTACCGGCCCAACTTCTTCTCGGAATTCACAAGGGTGCGCAGTAGGCAGCTACGCCCCCATCATCACTACGGATGCCCCACGCATTTTACTGACGTGTCTGTAATCCTTCGCAGTCTTACGGCGCTAGTCGGAAGTCACGCGCCCAGGGGTGCCTGCCCCAGAGCCCGGCTCTTTGCGACTGCTTTGAACGTCGGCCGCGATGTTGGCAAGACGATGGTCGTCCGGCGGTACATCGATGTAGAAGAGGGCCTCGTAGGGCTTCGTGTCGTCGCCGCCCCACCGGACGACACCTCCCAGCTCGGCGAGGATGTCGCGGACGACGATCTTCTCGTGAGGGAAGAATCCGCCGCGCACGCCTGGAGGGTAGGAGCCGGGGCGAATGGCGACGGCGGTTCCGGATGCCTGGTTGCTCTCCGGAAGCTTGGTGTTCACCTGATTAGGGTCCTGCCAGCCGATGACGTCACCGGCGCGGAGAGTGTCGATCTCATAGTGGAAGCGCTGCACGACGTGCACGAGCACGGCCTCCACCTCGCCGATACGGGTCGCGATGTCGAATTCTGTGGCGGGAACTGGGCGTGTCCACACTGAACCGCCCTTGTCAGTGGCATTCTCCATCTCCCAACCGTTGGCGCTGGGCCTGCCGGTGCGGATCTCTCGCTGCTTCTTCTGCGCCTCGTCGATGGCTTTCTTGTGCTTATCGTACTCCGAGTCGGCCGCCGCAGCGGGTGAGGCTAACAGCGAGGTTCCGCCCAGTGCGATAACAGCACTGGTTCCTATCAATCCTGCGCCACGCTTCAGTGCTATACGCCGTGATATTTCTGTCATATGTTGTTCTCTTTGTCCGTGCGCATGTGTCGACCATTGCGGCCCTGATAAACCGCCGTCGCTGCACATGCGGTGGCAGCCGCAAGGAATGCTATTAATGCCGGATTCACGTACCAAGGGACGATATCAATAGTCACGCCATCTTTCCAGGAGCACACTGAACTGATCGGAAACAGGCTGTCCGTGGATGAAACCAACTCAGGAAGCCTGAACCCATCGAATTGCCCGTACCGCTCATAGGTACAGTTGTGATATCCGGTCTCCAGTCTGAAAGTGCGCAGCAAGCCGTAGGTGTAGCAGGCCGTCGCTCCGGCGAAGAGCCCGACAGATCGGTGTCGCCACTTATTCCGGTGCTTATTCCTCCTCCTGGTTAGGCCAGCCAAAATAAGCAGCGCAATTGTGGCCAGTAGACCGATCAGCATAAGGAGAGGGTGGTACAGGCTTTGTCCCGTATCAGTGGCCAGCAGCATGGGCCTCAGGTGCTCCTCAATGGGGTAAAGTGCTTCTCAAACACCTGGTAGAGACCGATCTGGATCTGGCTGTCAATCTCCGCTTCCTCTTTGAACCCCCGATAGCGCTTCAACGTGAGCCGGGTGTTCTCTTCACTGTAGTCGAGATTCGGGCGGGGGATCCCTACGTCGTGCGCTCCCCAGATGAGAACGTGAGCTGCGGTGGCGATATTGAAGGAGTCGTCTTTGTAGAGTTTCTGCCAGATTCTCCAAACGTGGGAATCGTTGTCGGGGTCGAGGATCGATGCCACTATATATCCTCGCCGAACCGCAAGGTTCCGCGCAGGAATCGCTGGTCGTGCTGCGAAGATCTGCCCGAGTCCCGTACTGCTGTCCCGCTTGATCCACTCATCCGTGGGATCCCAGTCACCTTTGGTGTGGTAAGTGACAACACCATCGTCGGCGAGGTCATCCATATTCGTGAACTTCCGGATTTCCCACAGGAGAGGACATATCAAGAGTGCCTTGCGGATCTTCAGTTTCCTGGCCACGTTCGTGATCAAACTGTCGTACTTCATGATCACGCTGAATGCGTCACCGGTTGAGTTCGGCTGTACCACGCCCTCTAAGAGGGAACCGCCTTTCTCGGGAATGCCCTGCGATTCCAGATACTTCCGGACATCACTCAGGAGCGCGTTCCTGCGGGACATGTCAAATTTGACGTCGAGTCCGCTGGCGGCCGGCTTGGGATCGAAGCTCTTCTCCCCGATATCTCTGCCCGAGGCAATGTTGTTATCGATCTCGATCTTTCCTTCTCCTGATCCCACTTTGATCGTGGAGATCTGATCAAAGGCCCAGTCGATCGGAAGAGTGTATCCCAGGTTTCCGGAGAACCCGGTTGACATGTCGGAGACGAAACTCGCCGTACTCAGCCCCTCGCCGGCGACGCGTGAACACACGTTACGCGGCCCGTATATGCCGATGTCGTATTCGGGGCCGTTCTCGCTCATCACGCTCTGGATCCCACGGAAATGGGGGATGATATTGCTGGTGACCTGGTGATCGACCGCGTCAAAGTCAACAGCGAAGTAGATGCGGGCTCCGGCTTTGAATCCGTGGTGACGGGCCCATTCCAGCGCACTATAGGCGTCGCTGGCTCCCTGACTGTAGTTGAAGTAGGAAGCTGCTCCGCCGTAGGTCTGGTAGATGGGGAAGGATCGGAGCCCGTTGGTGGCGATGCGTTTCAGCTCACCAGGCTTGATCACCTTGTCGAGATCGCTTCCGGGAACGTTGGACAGATAGCGACCGACATACTTGTAGCCCTTTGAAACCAGAGTCTTGGCACGTGCGTTGGTGATCTCGGTGACACAGTCGCATGCTGTTCCCTTCCGGGTGGGGTCCCCGGTCGAGACCAGCAGAGACGCCCACGTCTGGTAATCGCCTCTGCCCGTTGCGGGAAGGTGAGCAAACAGCTGGAACTCTTCAACGGCTTCGGAGTGCGCCGCGGTGAAGGATCGCCCCAAGGACACGTCACGCTTGTTGAGGACCAGGGCTGCGTTGAATAGCAGCGCCCAGGTTCCCTTCGTACCCACGGCAACGGTGTGCTCCTTGAGTCCGGCCCTGGTTCCAGGACCGAAGACACCGTTGGCGACACCGTCCTCCATATCCAGTTCGTACTGGATAGCCAGCATGAGGGCCTTTTGTACGCTGCGGGAGTGGTGACCGTCGCAGGGGATGATGAAGAAGTCACGGCGGTCGGCATAACGCCCGTTCAGCCACCGCTGGATCTCCTGGATCTGACTGCTGCCGTCGTTGACGACGACATAGGGATCCATGTTGAGCAAACCTTTGAAGAGCTTCGGGGTGATGTCATCGCCAGGGTAAGTCGCGGCCACACCCATGTCGGCCTTGAGCTTGCGGACTGCAGCGGAGACACGGTCGTTGTACTTGCCATCTATTTCGCCGCCATCGTAGCCCTTGCAGTAGAGGCCGGACTGAATGATGCGGCAGAAGTTGGCCGAGGGCACAGTGGAAGCGTTGAGCTTGGGATACTTGACCTGTAATGCCCCCAGGGTGCCCGGTCCGAAATTATTGGACAGGCCAGTTATACCCAGTTCGTGCTGCAGACAACGAGTAAGGGCATACATGACGTCCCAACTGGTGCGCCCGTTCTCCTCGACCTCGTATATGCCGGAGACGCCCCCATAGGTGACATTGATGAACTTCTGGGCGCGAAGGACTAACTCGTCGATGACTTTCTCCTAGCTAGGGTATTCAATCCGAACTCAAGACTTAAAGCACACAAAAAAGCACGAATACGTCTAACGTGAAGCCGAGTCCGGCGCCAGGCATCAATAAAATACCGCGGCCATATTCCGATCTAATGTCGCGATCGACGCCACTGGAGCGTAGTCAGAATTTTGTTCGAAGACAACCCCTTAGAAGTCCAGGACTTTGCCGACTTCGCGAGTGAGCCCGAAGTATTTCTCACGGTGTCATGGCTGCGGACAATCCTGAAGCACCACCCGAGGCTCTGTCAATTTTCTTTCTTATATCCTGGTCAGCGCACCGGAATAGGCTGTGCGATCTTCTACTGGCTCTGGATCATTGATGGGGGGTTGCTGACCCGCCTGCACACATGGCGAAGGGCGCCGAGGATCGGTGTGTGACGACCGACCTTGACGCCCTTCTGACCGCAATCTACGTCCATATTGTTTGTCTCCCCGACCAGGTCCGCGATACGGCGCACCCTGGTGCGGACGGCACCGCCGTCGCGCCACACGCGGCATGGTGAGCGGCACCGCGCGTGGCGCGGCCGCTGTCACTTGCGGGGTTCCACCACGGGGCGGTGCACGACCTCGTCGATGACCGTGAGGGTCTGGGTGGAGGTGACGCCGGGCAGGGCTTGCAGGCGGGTCAGGATCAGGTCGCGGAGTTGGTTGGTGTCGGCGACCCGGACCAGGAGGACGATGTCCGCTGAGCCCACGACGTACCAGCAGTACTCGATCTCCGGGTAGGAGGAGAGGATCTCCCGGTTGGCGCGCCAGTCGGGTTGGCTGCCGGAGATCAGGACCAGGGCGGTGACGCCCAGGCCCATCTTGGAATGGTCGGTGACGACCGAGTATCCGCGGATCACGCCGTCTTCGGTGAGGCGTTTGATCCGGTTGTAGGCGGTGGCCCGGGAGACGTTCGCCATCGCGGCGACCTCGGTGATCCCGGTCCGGGCGTCCTGCGCGAGCGCGCTGATGATCGTCTCATCCGTGGCGTCCGGGAGCCGGGCGGCCCTGTTGCGCCGCGCGCCGTCACGCTCCTCATTGGCCATAGGCGAGCTCCTACCGCGTAGTGCGCCAGTGGCGACGCTGCCACTGACATCCGATCTGTCGTTGCGTTGGTATTGCGCACTCATTATCAAGACATGACCTGCGTTTTGACCAGACGCGCGGCGCGATCATCGCACTTTGGCGGCGGAGCGGGTGGCCCTTTGGCGCCGAATCGGGCAGTCTTGGCAGAGATCGGAGCTCTCGCCCTCCCCGGCCACGGCCGCACCCCAAGGAGGATGGTGGCGATGCCGGTGCCAAGCGCCGTCCGCGATCGCGCGCGGGGCTTCCTGCCCGCCGACGCCGAGATCCGGTACATCTTCCCGGCCTCCTGGAACGAGTCGGCCTTCTTCATCTTCGTCGTCACCGATTCGGCCATCACGGTGCTGGCCAACCGGTTCTGGAGCCGGTCGCGGCCCAAGAACATCTGGCACGTGTTCCCGCGCGACGTCCACGTCGGCCCGGTGCGTACGCACCTCATCCCAACGTTCGACCTGGGCGGACACACCTTCGAGGTGGACGAGGAGTACGTCGCGGTCATCAACGCCTGCGACGCCGAGCTGTCCCAGGACACCGCGCTGCCGCCGGACCCGCTCCCCGACCTCTAGGCGCGCACCACCCGAGAACGACCACCCCGTCACGGTTGATGCTGGGTTGATGCCGTGTGTCGTTTTCAGGGGTCCATGCCTCGTGGATTTAGACGATGGCGGACAAATCTGCTGAAGATGTTCCCGTTTGTTTTGACTTCAGCGCCAAATCTAGCGCGTCTGTAGATTCTGTGACGACAATCATGTCAAGGACAACCCTGCTTACCACCCAGGTCACAGGAGAGCCGCCTGACATGCAGACCCATGAGTCCCCCACCGCGGACACCCCCGCCGCGGTCGTCGACGACCTCCCACCCGAGGTGTCACGCTCGCTCTACCGCGACATGCTCACCGCCCGGCTACTGGACACCGAGGCCATCGCCCTGCAGCGCCAAGGGGTCTTCCCCGCCTACGTGTCGCTGCGCGGCCAGGAGGCCGCCCAGGTGGGCAGCGCCGCCGCCCTCGACCGCGAGCTGGACTTCGCGTTTCCGACCTACCGGGAGATGGCCGTCGCACTCACGCTGGGCGTCGACATGGTCGGCTACATGGCCAGCCACCGCGCCCTGTGGCACGGCGGCCTGTACGACCCGGTCAAGTCCCGACTCTCCTCCTTCAACGCCGTCGTCGGCGGCCCCGTCCCGCACGCCGTGGGCTGGGCACTGGGGGAGCAACTAGGCGAGCGGCACCGACGCGAGGACGATCGACCGAACGGAGCCGCCGATCGCGAACCGCCGCAGGCCCACGGCGATCGGCGGCAGAGCGAGGGAGGAGTTCGAGCGCGGAAGGGATACGGCTGCGCGATCTCCTACTTCGGCGACGGTGCCAGCTCCGAGGGCGACATCCACGAGGCGATGAACTTCGCCGGGGTGTTCCACGCGCCCGTCGTCTTCTTCTGCCAGAACAACCGGTGGGCGCTCTCGGTCCCCAACGAGCGGCAGATCGCCGGGGGCTCGGTGGCCGCCCGCGCCGCCGGGTACGGGATGCCCGGCGTCACCGTCGACGGCAACGACGTCGCCGCTGTCTACACCGCCACCCGCGCGGCCCTGGAGCGCGCCCGCTCCGGCGCGGGCCCCACGCTCATCGAGGCCCTGACCTACCGGGTCGAGCCGCACTCCACGTCGGACGACCCCACCCGCTACCGCGACCGGGACGACGAGCTGGCCTGGCGCGATCTCGACCCGCTGCCCCGTCTGCGCACCCGACTGGAGGAGGGCGGGCACGCCGACGCCGCCTTCTTCGAGCGGACCGAGGCCGACGCCCGCGCCGAAGCCGAGCGGATCCGCGACGGGGTGAGCACCGCCCCCGCGCCGTCGGGCGCGGACCTGTTCACCCACGTCTTCCGCGAGCCCACCGAAGAGCTCGCCCGGCAGCAGCGCGTCTGGCGCGAGGAGGTCGCAGAGCTGTGATCGAACTGAGCGTTGAGAAAACCCCGACCGGCGCCGAGACGCCGCCCGTTGAGCTGTCGATGCAGCAGGCGATCAACCGGGCCCTGCGCCGACTCCTCCAGGAGGACCCGGCCACCCTGGTGTTCGGCGAGGACGTGGGCCGCCTGGGCGGCGTCTTCCGCGTCACCGACGGCCTGCAGCGCGAGTTCGGCGAGAAGCGGGTCTTCGACACCCCGCTCGCCGAGTCCGGCATCATCGGGCTCGCCGTCGGCCTGGCCATGAACGGCTACCGCCCCATCCCCGAGGTGCAGTTCGACGGGTTCGCCTACCCCGCCGTCGACCAGATCGTCAACCAGATGGCGCGGATGAACTACCGCTCGCGCGGCGCCGCGCCCATGCCGATCACGCTGCGGCTGCCCAGCTTCGGCGGCATCCAGGCGCCCGAGCACCACGGCGAGAGCCTGGAGGCGCTGTTCGCGCACGTGCCGGGGTTGAAGGTGGTGGCGCCGTCCGACCCCACCGAGGCCTACCGCACGCTGCTGCAGGCGGTGCGCTCCGACGACCCGGTCATCTACATGGAGCCCAAGGCCCGCTACTGGGACCGCAGGCCCGTGGACCTGCCCGAGCCGCCGCTGACGGCCGAGGCCGGGGACGAGACCGAGGGCTTCGACCCGATCGGAACCAGCCGCGTCGTGCGCTTGGGGCGGCACGCCACGCTGATCGCCTGGGGCGCGATGGTGCACCGTTGCCTGCAGGTGGCCGAGCTGGCCGCCGAGGACGGTGTCGAGCTGGAGGTGCTGGACCTGCGCTGGCTCAAGCCCATCGACGCCGACGGCCTGGCGGCCTCGGTCGCGCGCACCAAGCGGGCCGTGGTCGTGCACGAGGCCCCGCTCACCGCCGGCCTGGGAGCGGAGGTGTCCGCGCTGATCACCGAACGGGCGTTCCGCGACCTGGCGGCGCCGGTGCAGCGGGTCACCGGCTTTGACGTGCCCTATCCGGCGGGTCCGCTGGAGCCGCAGTACCTGCCCACGATCGACCGCGTCCTGCTCGCGGTGCAACGGACCCTGGAGTTCTGACGACTATGGCCGAACAGACGTTCACCCTGCCCGACCTCGGCGAAGGGCTGGTCGAAGCCACCGTTCTGGAGTGGCTCGTGGAGCCCGGGCAGCACGTGGAGCGCAACCAGCCGCTGGTGGAGCTGGAGACCACGAAGTCGGCGGTGGAGATCCCCTCCCCGCACAGCGGCGTCATCTCCCGCCTGCACGGCGCGGAGGGCGACGTCGTCAAGGTCGGCGACGCCCTGGTGACGTTCGAGGTGGAGCAGGCCGCCGGAATCGTGGGGACGGTTCCGGCCGCCGACGAGAAGCCGTCGCGGCGGGTGCGGCTGCGCCCGCCGTCCTGAGCCGGGCGGCCGAGGCGGGGGATACGGTGCGGGCACAGCACGGAGCGGCGCCGATAGGGTCGTGCGAATAGCGGCATTTCGCCGGGGCCGACCCTTCGGGGGAAACGTCCGGACCGATGCACGTGGCGGCATGACCCGATCCGACCGGCGCACCGCGGCATGCCGCTGGCGTATCCCCGCTTATCGACAACTACAACAACCCCCCAACCAATCGGCACGCTATTTCGGCGTAAACTCCGAAGCCGACATAAGTCGGGGTCTGATAAATGCCGGAACTCCAGGCGGAAAGAAGATTCCCCAGATGTACGCGACCCTCACTGGCGACGTTACTCTGCGTTATGTGGACACGGGCCCGGGCACCGACTCGGCCCGCCCTCCCGTCCTCCTCGTCCACGGATTCGGATCGAGCTACGAGATGAACTGGGAGCGCACCGGCTGGCCGGGTGTGCTCACCGTCGAGGGACTCCGGGTCATCGGCCTCG contains:
- a CDS encoding glycoside hydrolase domain-containing protein; the protein is MYALTRCLQHELGITGLSNNFGPGTLGALQVKYPKLNASTVPSANFCRIIQSGLYCKGYDGGEIDGKYNDRVSAAVRKLKADMGVAATYPGDDITPKLFKGLLNMDPYVVVNDGSSQIQEIQRWLNGRYADRRDFFIIPCDGHHSRSVQKALMLAIQYELDMEDGVANGVFGPGTRAGLKEHTVAVGTKGTWALLFNAALVLNKRDVSLGRSFTAAHSEAVEEFQLFAHLPATGRGDYQTWASLLVSTGDPTRKGTACDCVTEITNARAKTLVSKGYKYVGRYLSNVPGSDLDKVIKPGELKRIATNGLRSFPIYQTYGGAASYFNYSQGASDAYSALEWARHHGFKAGARIYFAVDFDAVDHQVTSNIIPHFRGIQSVMSENGPEYDIGIYGPRNVCSRVAGEGLSTASFVSDMSTGFSGNLGYTLPIDWAFDQISTIKVGSGEGKIEIDNNIASGRDIGEKSFDPKPAASGLDVKFDMSRRNALLSDVRKYLESQGIPEKGGSLLEGVVQPNSTGDAFSVIMKYDSLITNVARKLKIRKALLICPLLWEIRKFTNMDDLADDGVVTYHTKGDWDPTDEWIKRDSSTGLGQIFAARPAIPARNLAVRRGYIVASILDPDNDSHVWRIWQKLYKDDSFNIATAAHVLIWGAHDVGIPRPNLDYSEENTRLTLKRYRGFKEEAEIDSQIQIGLYQVFEKHFTPLRST
- a CDS encoding Lrp/AsnC family transcriptional regulator is translated as MANEERDGARRNRAARLPDATDETIISALAQDARTGITEVAAMANVSRATAYNRIKRLTEDGVIRGYSVVTDHSKMGLGVTALVLISGSQPDWRANREILSSYPEIEYCWYVVGSADIVLLVRVADTNQLRDLILTRLQALPGVTSTQTLTVIDEVVHRPVVEPRK
- a CDS encoding thiamine pyrophosphate-dependent dehydrogenase E1 component subunit alpha; this encodes MQTHESPTADTPAAVVDDLPPEVSRSLYRDMLTARLLDTEAIALQRQGVFPAYVSLRGQEAAQVGSAAALDRELDFAFPTYREMAVALTLGVDMVGYMASHRALWHGGLYDPVKSRLSSFNAVVGGPVPHAVGWALGEQLGERHRREDDRPNGAADREPPQAHGDRRQSEGGVRARKGYGCAISYFGDGASSEGDIHEAMNFAGVFHAPVVFFCQNNRWALSVPNERQIAGGSVAARAAGYGMPGVTVDGNDVAAVYTATRAALERARSGAGPTLIEALTYRVEPHSTSDDPTRYRDRDDELAWRDLDPLPRLRTRLEEGGHADAAFFERTEADARAEAERIRDGVSTAPAPSGADLFTHVFREPTEELARQQRVWREEVAEL
- a CDS encoding alpha-ketoacid dehydrogenase subunit beta; translated protein: MQQAINRALRRLLQEDPATLVFGEDVGRLGGVFRVTDGLQREFGEKRVFDTPLAESGIIGLAVGLAMNGYRPIPEVQFDGFAYPAVDQIVNQMARMNYRSRGAAPMPITLRLPSFGGIQAPEHHGESLEALFAHVPGLKVVAPSDPTEAYRTLLQAVRSDDPVIYMEPKARYWDRRPVDLPEPPLTAEAGDETEGFDPIGTSRVVRLGRHATLIAWGAMVHRCLQVAELAAEDGVELEVLDLRWLKPIDADGLAASVARTKRAVVVHEAPLTAGLGAEVSALITERAFRDLAAPVQRVTGFDVPYPAGPLEPQYLPTIDRVLLAVQRTLEF
- a CDS encoding biotin/lipoyl-containing protein codes for the protein MAEQTFTLPDLGEGLVEATVLEWLVEPGQHVERNQPLVELETTKSAVEIPSPHSGVISRLHGAEGDVVKVGDALVTFEVEQAAGIVGTVPAADEKPSRRVRLRPPS